The following coding sequences lie in one Silvanigrella aquatica genomic window:
- the fliD gene encoding flagellar filament capping protein FliD, with translation MAGIRINTGSGIDPKMVDQLVEIEREPIKQLETRKKTLIDEQKLFNDLKALVSTLGTTLNGMRTKADYYKLKVVSSHPDIIEGTVDNNAPIGSYEVEVKHLAKTHKLLTQSFEDKDKTPVGFGYMTIETEEGDSFDVDIDPDRSTLQDVATQINSMDKGVKAIVINTKEKLEDDDEDNFRLLVISEKSGKQAKVTIDPDTTYLDFKEQITGRNLEMVFEDVKVYNETNKVTELIPGLVLDVKKEEPGTKINLKIDYDTDKSLETIKKFVESYNKVNEFIDKQFQLDPVTNKAGVLSKDNSLRSLRRALQTSIQFSLPSGKFQTLADVGISTDPKTGALKYDEAKAKKAMAEDYVGVSKLFIQSDDTVGIGIRMSDSVRGLQNPVSGVLPSKDREYKHILENFDKDIAVKNRQAKQREEAIRRQFTVVEQLISGMNAQGQVLQQKLGGAQG, from the coding sequence ATGGCTGGAATAAGAATTAATACAGGTTCTGGCATCGATCCTAAAATGGTAGACCAACTGGTTGAAATCGAGCGCGAACCCATTAAACAACTGGAAACGCGTAAAAAAACTCTCATTGATGAGCAAAAATTATTTAATGATCTAAAAGCACTTGTCTCAACTTTAGGAACAACTCTCAATGGAATGCGCACAAAAGCGGACTATTATAAACTCAAAGTCGTGAGCTCACACCCTGATATTATTGAAGGCACTGTAGATAACAATGCCCCCATTGGTTCTTATGAAGTTGAAGTCAAACACTTAGCAAAAACTCATAAACTGCTCACGCAATCTTTTGAAGACAAAGATAAAACTCCGGTGGGCTTTGGCTACATGACCATAGAAACGGAAGAAGGAGATTCTTTTGATGTCGACATCGATCCCGATAGATCGACTTTGCAAGATGTGGCAACTCAAATAAACAGTATGGATAAAGGTGTTAAAGCCATTGTTATCAATACCAAGGAAAAATTAGAGGATGATGATGAAGACAATTTTCGTTTGCTTGTCATCTCTGAAAAATCGGGGAAACAAGCTAAGGTTACAATTGACCCTGACACCACTTACCTTGATTTCAAAGAACAAATTACGGGCAGAAACCTTGAGATGGTATTCGAAGATGTAAAAGTATATAACGAAACAAACAAGGTAACAGAATTAATTCCAGGACTTGTATTAGATGTAAAAAAAGAGGAACCAGGCACAAAAATCAATCTTAAAATTGATTATGATACTGATAAGAGTCTAGAAACTATTAAAAAATTTGTTGAATCTTATAATAAAGTAAATGAGTTTATTGACAAACAATTTCAACTCGATCCTGTTACAAATAAAGCGGGAGTTTTGTCAAAAGATAACAGCTTACGTTCTTTAAGGAGAGCCTTACAAACTTCCATTCAATTTAGCCTTCCCTCAGGAAAATTTCAAACACTGGCTGATGTAGGAATTTCTACCGACCCCAAAACTGGCGCTTTAAAATACGACGAAGCTAAAGCTAAAAAAGCTATGGCCGAAGATTATGTCGGAGTTTCTAAGCTGTTCATTCAATCGGATGATACTGTTGGAATTGGGATTCGCATGTCAGATTCCGTGCGCGGATTACAAAACCCTGTCAGTGGTGTTCTTCCTTCAAAAGATAGAGAATACAAGCATATTCTTGAAAACTTTGATAAAGATATCGCTGTTAAAAACCGCCAAGCAAAGCAAAGGGAAGAGGCCATACGACGCCAATTTACCGTAGTCGAGCAGCTTATCAGTGGAATGAATGCACAAGGTCAAGTTTTGCAACAAAAATTAGGTGGCGCTCAAGGCTAA
- the fliS gene encoding flagellar export chaperone FliS: MNTKAFKAYQSTNVTTATPEKVLLMLYEGCIKFIRIARVKMQEKKIAEKGKNISKALAIVAELINTLDHEVGGQLSMDLENLYMFIMDKLIEANINNKMEDLDTSEKILLTLYDAWRDVVNNPRPDGVPSPNLQPELYSMYLKSKDGQANSETIKNPNEKTTNAVSVNLSSDVKSGNQKGNSVKKVG; the protein is encoded by the coding sequence ATGAATACGAAAGCATTTAAGGCCTATCAATCTACTAACGTAACAACAGCAACACCTGAAAAAGTGTTACTTATGCTCTATGAAGGATGCATAAAATTCATTCGTATTGCTCGTGTTAAAATGCAAGAAAAGAAAATTGCGGAAAAAGGCAAAAATATTAGCAAAGCCCTCGCCATTGTCGCCGAACTTATCAATACTCTTGACCATGAAGTAGGTGGGCAATTGTCCATGGATCTTGAGAATTTATATATGTTTATTATGGACAAATTAATTGAAGCAAATATTAATAATAAAATGGAAGATCTCGATACCTCTGAAAAAATTCTTTTAACCTTATATGATGCCTGGCGTGATGTGGTCAATAATCCAAGACCTGATGGCGTTCCTAGTCCAAATTTGCAGCCAGAACTCTATTCAATGTATTTAAAGTCTAAAGACGGACAAGCAAATTCAGAAACTATAAAGAATCCCAATGAAAAAACAACAAATGCTGTTTCTGTGAATTTATCTTCTGATGTAAAATCTGGAAATCAAAAAGGAAACTCAGTTAAAAAAGTGGGTTAA
- a CDS encoding substrate-binding periplasmic protein — protein sequence MIFNKFNIKLLILFLFIFNIKYAFCSPKIDCFKKFKIALYNYGYFYSVEKDIGIDKDLALELQKRSHCQIEIINDMPRIRTLKSIEAGFIDFTTSSILTPEREFYSHFIFYNQIKNFALVRKEVKTPSWNVFMENKNLKFGVVRGYKHGTSDEKIEILNKEHRVIDYAEPEQLYEALKKNEVQAILSTTPVYHFQFKKIKNLESKVVIYDWNPQENYVKSGLMLSKKVFYKEQVVQWEKLVNEMISDGTMYKIFRKYLPEKEAKSTMLK from the coding sequence ATGATTTTTAATAAATTTAATATAAAATTATTGATTTTATTTCTTTTTATTTTTAATATAAAATATGCTTTTTGCTCTCCAAAAATTGATTGTTTTAAGAAATTTAAAATTGCATTATATAACTATGGATATTTTTACTCAGTTGAAAAAGATATTGGAATTGATAAAGATTTAGCTTTAGAACTACAAAAAAGAAGTCATTGTCAAATTGAAATAATTAATGACATGCCTCGTATTAGAACATTAAAATCAATTGAAGCAGGGTTCATTGATTTTACAACCTCATCCATTTTGACTCCTGAAAGAGAATTTTACTCTCATTTCATTTTTTATAACCAAATAAAAAATTTTGCACTTGTACGTAAAGAAGTAAAAACTCCCTCTTGGAATGTATTTATGGAAAACAAAAACTTAAAATTTGGTGTGGTAAGGGGTTATAAACATGGGACTTCTGATGAAAAAATTGAGATTTTAAATAAGGAGCATAGAGTTATAGACTATGCTGAGCCAGAGCAACTGTATGAAGCACTTAAAAAAAATGAGGTTCAAGCGATTTTAAGTACAACTCCTGTTTACCATTTTCAATTTAAAAAAATTAAAAATTTGGAGTCAAAAGTTGTCATTTATGATTGGAATCCTCAAGAGAATTATGTAAAAAGCGGATTGATGTTATCTAAAAAAGTTTTTTATAAAGAGCAAGTTGTACAGTGGGAAAAGTTAGTGAACGAAATGATATCAGATGGAACAATGTATAAAATATTTAGAAAATATCTTCCTGAAAAAGAAGCTAAATCTACAATGTTAAAATAA
- a CDS encoding substrate-binding periplasmic protein: protein MFAFNILKIIKLLVKINVSILILMISFDAFAHKINCFKVFKYALFSYGYFYMPATNTGIDVDIINELKKRSKCRIEFDSSMPRIRALKSLENGTLDFSMSSFQTPEREKFAYYALYDHVKNYVLVKKELKVNSWENFIANKTLYFGVVRGYNYGLSEEYLQQARNLKRVKEYPDQERLFEGFKKLEVHAIFSILPVYKYHLQMHKELDSLITVSDWNQKEKYTKSGLMMSKKVFSKEEADKWSALMKEMLSDGTIMKIFRKYLNEKDAKSIYLNEN from the coding sequence ATGTTTGCTTTTAATATCCTAAAAATTATTAAATTATTAGTTAAAATTAATGTATCAATTTTAATTTTAATGATAAGTTTTGATGCTTTTGCTCATAAGATAAATTGTTTTAAAGTTTTTAAATATGCTTTATTTAGCTATGGTTATTTTTATATGCCCGCAACAAACACGGGTATAGATGTAGACATTATTAATGAATTAAAAAAAAGAAGTAAATGTCGAATTGAATTCGATTCAAGTATGCCACGTATACGTGCACTCAAATCTCTTGAAAATGGAACTCTTGATTTTAGCATGTCTTCATTTCAAACTCCAGAAAGAGAAAAATTTGCTTATTATGCTTTATATGATCATGTAAAAAATTATGTCCTTGTGAAAAAAGAATTAAAAGTAAATTCATGGGAAAATTTTATTGCAAATAAAACGTTATATTTTGGTGTTGTTAGGGGCTATAATTATGGTCTATCTGAAGAATATTTGCAACAAGCTCGAAATCTCAAAAGAGTTAAAGAGTATCCCGATCAAGAGCGCTTATTTGAAGGGTTCAAAAAATTGGAAGTTCATGCTATATTTAGTATTTTGCCGGTATATAAATATCATTTACAAATGCATAAAGAGCTAGATTCTTTAATCACAGTAAGCGATTGGAATCAAAAAGAAAAATATACTAAAAGTGGTTTGATGATGTCCAAGAAAGTATTTAGTAAAGAAGAGGCAGATAAATGGTCTGCGCTTATGAAAGAAATGCTTTCTGATGGTACTATTATGAAGATATTTAGAAAGTATTTAAATGAAAAAGACGCAAAATCTATTTATTTAAATGAAAATTAG
- a CDS encoding PilZ domain-containing protein encodes MPVVKKLNNSKLKNARRALHILISEEHLMTARLEALSLSKAGFMVKIASTFDDMKALLAEERFDILLMGMCFNRGMRCQEFGKLKKTSLNSKIKFVLSSVYLRDELKEQKEFLYFDLFLNKPMPRDSFIDEIKKLGKRDFRKAERVKCQIPMIVIDGKNIHETLAIDISTSGVHVLDKQNKINSYIGLELGLEFILPKSSELIKLRGSVVRITEDGFGLKFENATEQDKLKIENYILTNSIFVKSAHYYL; translated from the coding sequence ATGCCAGTTGTGAAAAAACTCAACAACTCAAAGTTAAAAAACGCGAGAAGAGCACTCCATATTTTAATATCAGAAGAGCATCTTATGACGGCACGGCTTGAAGCCCTTTCTTTAAGTAAAGCTGGCTTTATGGTCAAAATTGCAAGTACTTTTGATGATATGAAGGCATTATTAGCTGAAGAAAGATTTGATATTCTGCTCATGGGCATGTGTTTTAATAGAGGAATGAGATGTCAGGAATTTGGTAAATTGAAAAAAACGAGTTTGAACTCTAAAATAAAATTTGTGCTTTCCAGTGTTTATTTAAGGGATGAATTGAAAGAACAAAAAGAGTTTTTATATTTTGACCTTTTCTTAAATAAACCTATGCCAAGGGATTCTTTTATTGATGAAATTAAAAAACTTGGAAAGCGAGATTTTAGAAAAGCAGAGCGAGTTAAATGTCAAATTCCGATGATTGTCATAGATGGAAAAAATATTCATGAAACTCTCGCTATTGATATTTCGACTTCAGGAGTTCATGTTTTAGATAAGCAAAATAAAATCAATTCCTATATCGGGTTAGAACTTGGACTTGAATTTATTCTTCCAAAATCCTCAGAACTGATAAAGCTTAGGGGAAGTGTTGTCAGAATTACGGAAGACGGATTTGGTTTGAAATTTGAAAATGCAACGGAACAAGATAAACTTAAAATTGAAAACTATATTTTGACAAACAGCATTTTTGTGAAATCGGCACATTACTATTTGTAG
- a CDS encoding HAD-IA family hydrolase, which translates to MLWPEISMQDLQELEIVFEAKNHINCLNTKNYAGFIFFDIGSVLLDLDWDAYIYEVQKLLPENAIKDHQKTLKILKKEAVLKQWCTGKMGAYNYAQSFIKALTESAALEHKIPNISIHDIKRADTFVVGGVRLSVVELAKKLREKNFGIGVLSNATTWHEVLIEKKLPVRDIFDVTIFSQDIGYEKPEPQIYELAFLEAQKFISKKFNATLDVKDVYFIDDTPVNVRAAYKVGWNASLVNLLSDEILFKVSSNKMSDQELKDVSCKRENLIFGYNASQRVEKIFGNIIKI; encoded by the coding sequence ATGTTGTGGCCTGAAATCTCAATGCAAGATTTACAAGAATTAGAAATTGTTTTTGAAGCAAAAAATCATATTAATTGCTTAAATACCAAAAATTATGCGGGATTTATTTTTTTTGATATAGGTAGCGTTTTGCTCGATCTCGACTGGGATGCCTATATCTATGAAGTGCAAAAATTATTGCCGGAAAATGCAATAAAAGATCATCAAAAGACACTAAAAATTCTAAAAAAGGAAGCGGTATTAAAGCAATGGTGCACAGGCAAAATGGGTGCTTATAATTACGCACAATCTTTTATCAAGGCCTTGACAGAATCTGCTGCCCTCGAGCATAAAATTCCAAATATTTCCATCCACGATATCAAACGAGCTGATACCTTTGTCGTGGGGGGCGTGAGGCTTTCCGTTGTTGAACTTGCCAAAAAATTACGCGAAAAAAATTTTGGTATTGGCGTTCTCAGCAATGCCACTACTTGGCATGAAGTCTTAATTGAAAAAAAACTTCCTGTTCGAGATATTTTTGATGTGACCATCTTTAGCCAAGATATCGGTTATGAAAAACCAGAACCCCAAATTTATGAACTTGCTTTTTTAGAAGCACAAAAGTTTATTTCAAAAAAATTTAATGCTACCTTAGATGTAAAAGATGTATATTTTATTGATGACACTCCGGTAAATGTCAGGGCGGCTTACAAGGTAGGCTGGAATGCAAGTCTTGTTAATTTATTAAGTGATGAAATATTATTTAAAGTATCATCAAATAAAATGAGCGATCAGGAATTAAAAGATGTTTCTTGCAAAAGAGAAAATTTGATTTTTGGATATAATGCATCTCAACGAGTTGAGAAAATATTTGGAAATATTATTAAAATATGA
- the murI gene encoding glutamate racemase — MKNKILPNIAFFDSSQGGLTVWENVLKRFPKLNTQYLGDNARCPYGNKSKETITRYASEAALFLANRNATLLVIACGTASSVAAKELQHLFKLPIIGIVDGFCKFVAQILTEKSRTVAVLGTRFTIRSNRFNEELTNHGIEKVWTRACPLLVPLVEEGISQGPIADAACDMYLWDIPEDTKIVMLACTHYPRLTKPIAESIERRLGKTVIYKTIDGDWILKIGTRDTSDPIYLVETSLPIVNYVNQYISENKLEDKLYHGEKRVLCTDSPEQFESIARFFTSIPLPKVEAVEIQT, encoded by the coding sequence ATGAAAAATAAAATACTTCCTAATATTGCGTTTTTTGATTCCAGCCAAGGGGGACTCACTGTTTGGGAGAATGTGTTAAAACGTTTTCCTAAACTAAATACACAATACTTAGGTGATAATGCGCGCTGTCCTTATGGAAATAAAAGTAAAGAAACCATAACACGTTACGCCTCTGAGGCCGCTCTTTTTCTAGCAAATAGAAATGCGACTTTACTTGTTATTGCTTGTGGCACAGCATCCAGTGTGGCCGCTAAAGAATTGCAACATCTTTTTAAATTACCTATTATTGGTATTGTTGATGGATTTTGTAAATTTGTAGCGCAAATTTTAACCGAAAAATCACGAACCGTAGCGGTTTTAGGGACACGATTTACAATCCGCAGCAATCGCTTTAATGAAGAACTTACGAACCATGGAATTGAAAAAGTTTGGACAAGAGCCTGTCCCCTGCTTGTTCCTTTAGTGGAAGAGGGGATATCCCAAGGACCCATAGCCGACGCCGCCTGTGATATGTATTTGTGGGATATTCCTGAAGATACCAAAATTGTTATGTTAGCTTGTACTCACTATCCACGTCTGACAAAACCCATTGCAGAGTCTATAGAACGTCGTCTTGGCAAGACCGTCATATATAAAACAATTGACGGCGATTGGATTTTAAAAATAGGAACCCGTGACACATCTGATCCGATTTACCTTGTGGAAACTTCCTTACCTATAGTAAACTATGTCAATCAGTATATTTCAGAAAATAAACTCGAAGATAAATTATATCATGGAGAAAAACGTGTCCTCTGCACAGACTCCCCCGAACAGTTTGAAAGTATTGCACGATTTTTTACATCCATTCCTCTTCCTAAAGTTGAAGCTGTAGAAATTCAAACTTAA
- a CDS encoding DUF1338 domain-containing protein, whose product MLEIQKFVIDKVIKNLWQIYRNKVSQVKIIEEAIRNQGDEWSEDHIAFRTLPGKYCDMSVMQQVFELLGYTKCDEYVFKDKKLNAISMNPPVENGVHSTKVFPKVFISVLELSSFSVEFQNCLLNYVCDVQSAPLEKFRTDFQNLKGNPAKMNEFAESITLFLSSGAPWRKPIFDDYEVLRKESEYAAWTLVYGNTPNHFTVSIHLMKKFKSLKEFNDFVQNNLKISLNSAGGSIIKGTPSVKLEQSATLAEESLVPFQDGYKKIPYAFVEFAFRHPLEGKSHNGIWENYYQGFVTDNADKIFESTNIRN is encoded by the coding sequence ATGCTAGAAATTCAAAAATTTGTTATTGATAAAGTTATTAAGAATTTATGGCAAATATATAGAAATAAGGTTAGTCAGGTTAAAATCATAGAGGAAGCTATTCGAAATCAAGGAGATGAATGGAGTGAAGACCATATTGCCTTTAGAACCCTTCCAGGAAAATATTGTGATATGTCAGTCATGCAGCAGGTATTTGAGTTATTAGGTTATACTAAATGTGATGAATATGTTTTTAAAGATAAAAAACTCAATGCTATTTCAATGAATCCACCTGTTGAAAATGGTGTTCATAGTACAAAAGTTTTTCCAAAAGTTTTTATAAGTGTTTTGGAATTATCTTCATTTTCTGTAGAATTTCAAAACTGTTTACTTAATTATGTTTGTGATGTGCAATCAGCACCGCTCGAAAAATTTCGAACTGATTTTCAAAATTTAAAAGGAAATCCTGCAAAAATGAATGAGTTTGCGGAAAGTATCACTCTCTTTTTAAGCAGTGGGGCTCCTTGGCGGAAACCTATTTTTGATGATTACGAGGTTTTAAGAAAAGAAAGTGAATATGCGGCCTGGACTTTGGTATATGGCAATACCCCAAATCATTTTACAGTCAGTATTCATCTTATGAAAAAATTTAAATCCTTAAAAGAATTTAATGATTTTGTGCAAAATAATTTGAAAATATCTTTAAATAGTGCGGGCGGTAGTATTATAAAAGGAACACCTTCTGTTAAGTTGGAGCAAAGTGCCACTCTTGCAGAGGAATCTCTAGTTCCTTTTCAAGATGGTTATAAAAAAATTCCCTATGCTTTTGTTGAATTTGCCTTTAGACATCCTTTGGAAGGTAAAAGTCATAATGGGATTTGGGAAAACTATTATCAAGGTTTTGTTACTGATAATGCCGATAAAATATTTGAGTCAACAAATATAAGAAATTAA
- a CDS encoding flagellin: MGYRIMTNVTSITNQRHMRNTRKMLDQSLERLASGYRINKAADDAAGLAISEKLRSKIRGLQQAQRNANDGISLIQTAEGGMNEVQNMLIRMRELGVQAASDTIGPKERVYLDIEYQALKDEIDRVAYATEFNGTQLLDGTGGILEIQINTGGDNILGVDRLEYNSFKADVKTNRLGVSELALDTKVGAQKSLTAIENAIDYVSAIRADLGALQNRLGSTINNIATTVENLSAANSRIKDVDIAEESSELTRNQILLQSGTSVLQQANQTSRMALTLLEGR, encoded by the coding sequence ATGGGCTACAGGATAATGACGAACGTCACCTCGATTACGAATCAGAGGCATATGCGCAATACTCGAAAAATGCTTGATCAAAGTTTGGAGCGATTGGCTTCTGGTTATCGGATAAATAAAGCTGCAGATGATGCTGCTGGACTTGCTATTAGTGAAAAACTCAGATCAAAAATCAGAGGTTTGCAACAAGCTCAACGTAACGCAAACGATGGAATAAGTCTCATTCAAACCGCTGAAGGTGGTATGAATGAAGTGCAAAATATGTTGATTCGTATGCGTGAACTGGGCGTACAAGCGGCTTCAGATACGATAGGACCAAAAGAACGCGTTTATCTTGACATTGAATATCAAGCATTAAAAGATGAAATTGATCGTGTTGCGTATGCCACCGAATTTAACGGAACACAGCTTTTAGACGGTACCGGTGGCATTCTAGAAATACAAATTAACACGGGTGGTGACAACATCCTAGGCGTCGACCGCTTAGAGTACAATTCTTTTAAAGCCGATGTCAAAACAAACCGTTTAGGTGTTTCAGAACTGGCACTTGATACTAAAGTGGGGGCGCAAAAATCCTTAACAGCAATTGAAAATGCAATTGATTATGTGAGTGCCATTCGCGCTGATCTCGGTGCGTTGCAAAATCGTCTAGGTTCAACTATTAATAATATAGCAACAACTGTTGAAAACTTAAGTGCTGCAAACAGCCGCATTAAAGATGTGGATATAGCAGAAGAAAGTTCGGAATTGACAAGAAATCAAATTCTTCTTCAATCTGGTACAAGTGTTTTACAACAAGCAAATCAAACATCCCGTATGGCACTCACTCTTTTAGAAGGAAGATAA
- a CDS encoding ImmA/IrrE family metallo-endopeptidase yields MINVENNRFPHSAELFKFCKEVLNIKKSSSEKITDQDVGALLGFDPADCTHWKYGRKNIKSIQNINQLAKALEVDPRNLIDISLGKNVLFDALLEYQGYGEFSCTASERELLLQEANKVIEKANVKALPIFIPEFANVFSDVEIKGQENQKDVIHSQYENEKHTITWHKSERLGTALRFLLAKELALYMLNKDPLKSALPEQKNTIFANRLALFLLMPSYLLQIACSQCDPARDTIEQLMAQFWLSRTLINIRLKDFLMYRN; encoded by the coding sequence ATGATAAATGTCGAAAATAACCGTTTTCCTCACAGTGCAGAGCTCTTTAAGTTTTGCAAGGAAGTTTTAAACATAAAAAAAAGCTCTTCTGAAAAAATAACAGATCAAGATGTGGGAGCTCTTTTAGGTTTTGATCCAGCGGATTGTACGCATTGGAAATATGGTAGAAAAAATATAAAGTCAATTCAAAATATCAACCAACTTGCAAAAGCATTAGAAGTGGATCCGAGAAATTTAATCGATATTTCACTAGGCAAGAATGTACTTTTTGATGCTTTGCTAGAGTACCAAGGTTATGGCGAATTTTCATGCACGGCATCGGAAAGAGAGCTCCTTTTACAAGAAGCAAATAAAGTTATAGAAAAAGCAAATGTAAAAGCATTGCCTATTTTTATTCCTGAATTCGCAAATGTTTTTTCAGATGTCGAAATTAAGGGTCAAGAAAATCAAAAAGATGTTATTCATTCTCAGTATGAAAATGAGAAACACACCATTACTTGGCACAAAAGCGAGAGATTAGGCACCGCGTTACGTTTTTTATTAGCAAAAGAGCTCGCTCTATATATGTTGAACAAAGACCCCTTAAAATCAGCATTGCCAGAACAAAAAAATACAATTTTTGCAAACCGTCTTGCTCTATTCTTGCTTATGCCGTCGTATTTGCTACAAATTGCATGTAGCCAATGTGACCCTGCACGCGATACCATTGAGCAATTAATGGCTCAATTTTGGTTAAGTCGCACTTTAATCAACATTCGGCTTAAAGATTTTCTGATGTACAGAAACTAA
- the rlmD gene encoding 23S rRNA (uracil(1939)-C(5))-methyltransferase RlmD has product MNDNYKQRSSSRPSRSSQSDNRSSPQSSKYRRDEQKNIEWKAKKPSAPNIRMMTSRLGVSERVMHEQPCRILEKCGSCPILDFPYKNQLLQKTTDFKSRLQKASAIFSNTIVKDCVESELRLAYRHNVKMVVSEHAGLKNAKFSQIANEKRWIDLGMYRQSSNEVVDTGRCPIQTNIMNDISAWLRTGIRVHNISVYTPQQKDGLLHCIILRSSHYTRQVLVTFVVTKPALQILRPLARDISEKFMNIQGVFMQVAPPNHSDDKQDPELKMIVGQDLLEEKYNDLFLNFSAASYMPVNSLVANRIYNRIEELAELTGKETVLDLYCGAGGISLTLARSAKEVLSIDSSVHCIKDAIRNAKRNEISNVGFYEGKVEEILPQLINEKRLQKADVVVVNPARQGCGPDVIEQIRKLEPKALFYLSSFFDPMFNDLKCFVDDGYSLVFFEPYDTLPGTNNYEVLCYLVKK; this is encoded by the coding sequence ATGAATGATAACTATAAGCAGCGCTCTTCGTCACGTCCCTCCAGATCATCTCAATCTGATAACAGATCCTCTCCCCAGAGTTCTAAATACAGAAGAGATGAACAAAAAAATATAGAGTGGAAAGCGAAAAAACCTTCGGCACCAAATATTAGAATGATGACAAGCCGTTTGGGTGTTTCTGAAAGAGTAATGCATGAACAGCCCTGCCGCATCCTTGAAAAATGCGGATCCTGCCCCATACTAGATTTTCCTTATAAAAATCAACTTTTACAAAAGACCACTGATTTTAAATCCAGATTACAAAAAGCCAGTGCTATTTTTTCCAACACAATTGTGAAAGATTGCGTAGAATCTGAACTACGCCTCGCCTATCGGCATAACGTAAAAATGGTTGTGTCCGAACATGCTGGCTTAAAAAACGCAAAATTTTCTCAAATTGCAAATGAAAAGCGCTGGATAGATTTAGGAATGTATAGACAGTCAAGCAATGAAGTGGTCGATACAGGCCGCTGCCCCATTCAAACAAATATCATGAATGATATATCCGCTTGGCTGCGCACAGGAATTCGAGTTCATAATATTTCAGTCTACACTCCTCAACAAAAAGACGGACTTTTACATTGCATTATTTTACGTTCTTCACATTATACAAGACAAGTCCTTGTTACGTTTGTTGTTACTAAACCCGCCCTACAAATATTACGCCCTCTTGCTCGAGATATTTCTGAGAAATTTATGAATATTCAAGGTGTTTTTATGCAAGTAGCTCCTCCAAATCATTCTGATGATAAACAAGATCCTGAATTAAAAATGATTGTGGGACAAGATTTACTTGAAGAAAAATACAACGATTTATTTTTAAATTTTTCAGCTGCAAGCTATATGCCTGTAAATTCTTTGGTTGCCAATAGAATTTATAATCGTATAGAAGAATTGGCGGAACTCACTGGCAAAGAAACAGTATTGGATTTATACTGTGGAGCAGGTGGCATTTCATTAACATTAGCACGTTCCGCAAAAGAAGTCTTATCCATAGACTCATCTGTTCACTGCATTAAGGATGCAATTCGTAATGCAAAACGCAACGAAATAAGTAATGTTGGTTTTTACGAAGGCAAAGTCGAAGAAATTCTTCCGCAACTTATCAATGAAAAACGCCTTCAAAAAGCAGATGTGGTTGTTGTAAATCCGGCACGCCAAGGATGCGGCCCTGATGTTATTGAACAAATAAGAAAATTAGAACCTAAAGCTTTATTTTATTTGTCATCATTTTTTGATCCCATGTTTAATGACTTAAAATGTTTTGTTGATGATGGATATTCTCTCGTATTTTTTGAGCCCTATGACACATTACCAGGAACAAATAATTATGAGGTTTTATGTTATCTGGTAAAAAAATAA